A DNA window from Schistocerca americana isolate TAMUIC-IGC-003095 chromosome 4, iqSchAmer2.1, whole genome shotgun sequence contains the following coding sequences:
- the LOC124612989 gene encoding uncharacterized protein LOC124612989, with amino-acid sequence MEEKREWTKQDTENFIEAVESYPEIWDVHNRDFKDRMKKMCALNEISSIFDTSVKEVQRKWHNLKTQFSQEVRKLQKIKSGSPGIVSDSRWPYFSAVKFLESSVATTSNRISSLSTKEEEIVTGDDVPVANEGKKRKRKETKGSGNGLIEKAGKILGQEIDAFQTFGDYVASELRSLKNEKNVNKLKIMILKNIIEISEIDSAEIPSTPVSPVRDTSAASQCVLNITDFINIE; translated from the exons atggaggagaaacgagAATGGACGAAGCAGGacacagaaaattttattgaagctgtggagagctaccccgaaattTGGGACGTACACAACCGGGACTTTAAGGATCGAATGAAGAAGATGTGTGCATTGAACGAAATCTCGTCAATATTCGACACGTCAGTAAAAGAGGTACAAAGAAAGTGGCATAACTTAAAGACCCAGTTTTCTCAAGAAGTTAGGAAACTGCAGAAAATTAAAAGCGGCTCTCCTGGCATAGTTTCGGATTCTCGGTGGCCGTATTTTTCAGCAGTGAAATTTCTAGAAAGTAGTGTTGCCACAACCTCTAACAGAATATCTTCGCTATCAACAAAG GAAGAAGAAATAGTTACAGGAGATGATGTGCCTGTTGCTAATGAGGGGAAGAAACGAAAAAGAAAGGAGACTAAAGGAAGTGGTAATGGGCTCATTGAAAAGGCAGGAAAAATTCTGGGCCAGGAAATTGATGCTTTCCAAACCTTTGGAGATTATGTGGCTAGTGAGCTGCGGTCActaaagaatgaaaaaaatgtaaacaaactgaaaataatgattctgaaaaacatcattgaaATAAGCGAGATTGACAGTGCAGAAATACCATCCACTCCAGTTTCGCCAGTGAGAGATACAAGTGCTGCCAGTCAATGCGTACTTAATATTACAGATTTTATAAACATAGAATAA